AACTTAAGTCTAATAGCTGAATATATAAAATAAATTTCTATTTAAACTTGAGCAGCGAATTTATATTAAACAATTTCACTGCTCAATAAGAAATAAAAAATGAACGATTAAAATGCCACAAAAAATGATTATTCAAACCGCTAAGCTTCAACCAACGCTGCAAATTTTGCACGGATTTTCTGTTCCGGCAGATCGATACCAATGAAAACCAGCACACTTTCACGGGGTTCATCATCGCGCCACTCTCTGTCCCAATCCGCGCTATATAAACGCTGAACGCCCTGAAACAGTAGCCGGCGTGGCTCCTCTTTAATCGCAAGAATGCCTTTGTAACGCAGAAGGTTATCCGCGAAACTCAGCAAAAGTTCTTCCATCAGGTCAGAAACGGCCGACAGTTCAACCGGATATGATAAGTTAACGACAATTGACTGAACCGAGTTTGGTTGTTTGGGTATAAATCGAAACACCGGCGGCGAAACCGTCAGTTTGTCATTCAACATAAAACCGTCGATATCAAACAGTAAGCCTAAATCGGTTTCACCTTGAATCACGTTATAAACAGGTGCCCTGGCATTGATTCGCTGCAAACGTTCAACTAAGGCATCATGAACCGGCGCAATGTCTGTTTTGGTTAACAGGATCCTGTCGGCATATCCCACCTGAGCCTGCGCAATGGAAAAACGATCTAACTGTTGTTCCGCATGAACCGCATCCACCAGCGTAATAATGCCATCGAGTAAGAAACGCTGGCACAACGTTTCATGAGAAAAGAAGGTCTGT
This genomic interval from Xenorhabdus doucetiae contains the following:
- the yjiA gene encoding GTPase; the protein is MQPISVTILTGFLGSGKTTLLRHILNTDHGYKIAVIENEFGEVPIDNELIGERATQIKTLSNGCICCSRANELEDALLDLLDSMDKGQINVDRLVIECTGMADPGPITQTFFSHETLCQRFLLDGIITLVDAVHAEQQLDRFSIAQAQVGYADRILLTKTDIAPVHDALVERLQRINARAPVYNVIQGETDLGLLFDIDGFMLNDKLTVSPPVFRFIPKQPNSVQSIVVNLSYPVELSAVSDLMEELLLSFADNLLRYKGILAIKEEPRRLLFQGVQRLYSADWDREWRDDEPRESVLVFIGIDLPEQKIRAKFAALVEA